From the genome of Sulfitobacter mediterraneus, one region includes:
- a CDS encoding CBS domain-containing protein, with protein sequence MQAKDIMTTSVISVPQDRKIEDAVRLMLDHHVSALPVVDAEGALKGLVSEGDLMRRVRDTDGPRRSWWLELLGGSGNSAQEFIKLNSHHIADVMTRDVVSVEEDTPIAEIARLLEKHRIKRVPVLREERVVGIVSRANLLHALSAIPDGALGEPSEDDRVLRSKIDEVLKEVPGATVNLINYTVDKGNVAIWGVADSDFEENAIRVAVENVSGVHSVDIHMGRLAAWAYGI encoded by the coding sequence ATGCAAGCCAAGGATATCATGACGACGTCCGTGATCTCCGTCCCGCAGGACAGAAAAATCGAGGACGCCGTGCGCCTGATGCTCGACCATCACGTCAGCGCGCTCCCCGTCGTTGATGCAGAGGGCGCTCTAAAGGGACTGGTCAGCGAAGGAGACCTGATGCGGCGCGTCCGCGACACCGACGGCCCGCGCCGATCCTGGTGGCTCGAACTGCTGGGCGGCTCTGGCAATTCTGCCCAGGAATTTATCAAGCTCAACAGCCACCATATCGCGGACGTGATGACCCGCGATGTCGTTTCGGTCGAGGAAGACACACCGATTGCCGAGATCGCGCGCCTTCTGGAAAAGCACCGGATCAAACGGGTGCCGGTGCTGCGGGAGGAGCGCGTCGTTGGAATTGTCAGTCGGGCAAATCTGCTCCATGCCTTGTCGGCAATTCCTGACGGGGCACTGGGGGAACCATCGGAAGATGATCGGGTGCTGCGCTCGAAGATAGATGAAGTCCTGAAAGAGGTTCCCGGTGCGACAGTCAATTTGATCAACTACACCGTGGACAAGGGCAATGTCGCAATCTGGGGCGTTGCAGACAGCGATTTCGAAGAGAACGCCATTCGGGTCGCCGTGGAAAACGTGTCCGGTGTCCATAGTGTTGACATCCACATGGGCCGACTGGCGGCATGGGCCTACGGCATTTGA
- the petA gene encoding ubiquinol-cytochrome c reductase iron-sulfur subunit, whose protein sequence is MNRTADDPVPPPATERRDFLYYATASTGAVAVGAAVWPLIDSMNPSADVTASGTVRVDLSGVEPGQRITVKWRGRPVFVWRRSAAAIEAARAVELDDLADPVDSGRENPNESGEVPARDENRTADADGEWLIVIGVCTHLGCIPLGQDGSAVGEFGGWFCPCHGSHYDTSGRIRKGPAPRNLDIPPYDLGGDLQLVIGT, encoded by the coding sequence ATGAACAGGACCGCAGACGACCCAGTTCCGCCGCCCGCAACTGAGCGGCGCGATTTTTTGTATTATGCAACAGCCTCGACCGGTGCGGTTGCCGTCGGGGCTGCGGTCTGGCCGCTGATTGACTCGATGAACCCCTCAGCCGACGTGACCGCCTCCGGTACGGTCAGGGTCGATCTGTCCGGCGTCGAACCGGGCCAACGCATTACGGTCAAGTGGCGGGGGCGCCCGGTCTTCGTCTGGCGCCGGTCTGCTGCGGCAATCGAGGCGGCGCGCGCTGTCGAACTCGACGATCTTGCCGATCCGGTCGACAGCGGGCGCGAGAACCCCAACGAGAGCGGCGAAGTGCCCGCACGAGACGAAAACCGCACGGCAGATGCGGATGGTGAATGGCTGATCGTCATCGGTGTGTGCACCCATCTGGGGTGTATTCCGCTGGGTCAGGACGGATCCGCAGTCGGAGAATTCGGCGGCTGGTTCTGCCCCTGTCACGGATCGCACTACGACACGTCGGGGCGGATCCGGAAAGGACCAGCACCACGGAACCTCGACATCCCGCCTTATGATTTGGGCGGTGACCTGCAACTGGTGATCGGCACCTGA
- a CDS encoding EF-hand domain-containing protein: protein MQTFKILATSATLLLGATGAAFAQAGHGHGAQQPGVATGTSDSESGPMTGDQTDMMQKMMPMMMGMHARMMDHGDRPGMAMMDRGMMQMMMGPGMMGVPSAEEATAAMQARLSEFDADGDGSLSLSEFETLHSAMIRESMVDRFQHLDADGDGAVSPSEMVAPAGRVNMRERMGAMSTDDTDN, encoded by the coding sequence ATGCAAACCTTCAAGATACTCGCGACTTCTGCAACGCTTTTGCTGGGTGCCACGGGTGCGGCTTTTGCCCAAGCTGGTCACGGTCATGGTGCTCAGCAGCCTGGTGTGGCCACGGGAACAAGCGATAGCGAGTCTGGTCCCATGACTGGTGATCAGACCGACATGATGCAAAAGATGATGCCCATGATGATGGGCATGCACGCCCGGATGATGGATCATGGCGACAGACCGGGCATGGCTATGATGGATCGGGGCATGATGCAGATGATGATGGGCCCTGGAATGATGGGAGTACCCTCGGCCGAGGAGGCTACCGCGGCGATGCAAGCGCGGTTGAGCGAGTTTGACGCGGATGGCGATGGCAGCCTGTCCCTGAGCGAATTTGAAACCCTGCACAGCGCAATGATCCGCGAGTCAATGGTTGACCGGTTCCAGCATCTGGATGCTGACGGAGATGGCGCAGTGAGCCCCTCCGAGATGGTCGCCCCGGCCGGGCGGGTGAACATGCGCGAGAGGATGGGCGCAATGTCGACGGATGACACCGACAACTAG
- a CDS encoding DUF3141 domain-containing protein produces MNKSLRLATVTTEPTTEPESKQPSADAHIPYAQDAFERWLLFLDTLRERADNMIAHERQGMPPLLDFDYELLLDARTFDRPANYALLRITRAGEDCWDDCVDEAKPPVIVIDPRAGHGPGIGGFKHDSEVGMAMHEGHPVYFVIFFPEPMPGQTLADVHYALRDSVTEVARRHPNAAPVLYGNCQAGWAAALLAADCDGLTGPIVLNGSPLSYWSGDAATSPMRMLGALSGGSWAAHMIADLGDGRFDGAWLAQNFETLQPEKAIWEKYANLFSHADTERERFLDFERWWNGYYTLSREEILGITQNLFIGNRLEQGEMQLDAHCTIDLKRLRNPIMVFASEGDNITPPQQALGWIAKLYPDTDALKAAGQRIVYMTHETVGHLGIFVSGSVARLQHRAILESLEAVEALAPGLYEMLIDKSSGSAKRKTGDYDVRFEPRDVDDLGVASDDVALAQVAQISRINEAAYSTFVSPWVKAATSPASAEMLRALHPMRWTRTMFSERVNPWMALVKSTADSVRETRDPLPKDHPAILAERALFARTGENLGALRKARDAWLTHVFGAMYGSFPIATTTQAGQPTAIPNKE; encoded by the coding sequence ATGAATAAGAGCTTGCGCCTTGCAACTGTGACAACGGAGCCAACTACGGAACCCGAGTCTAAACAGCCCTCGGCTGACGCCCATATTCCCTATGCCCAGGACGCGTTCGAACGCTGGCTGCTGTTCCTCGATACCTTGCGGGAACGCGCCGACAACATGATCGCACATGAACGTCAGGGCATGCCGCCGCTTCTGGATTTCGACTATGAGCTTCTGCTGGATGCCCGCACCTTCGACCGGCCCGCCAATTATGCACTGCTCCGGATTACGCGGGCAGGCGAAGATTGCTGGGACGATTGCGTGGACGAGGCAAAGCCGCCGGTCATCGTCATTGATCCGCGCGCGGGACATGGGCCGGGTATCGGCGGCTTCAAGCATGACAGCGAAGTCGGCATGGCGATGCACGAGGGCCATCCGGTCTATTTCGTGATCTTCTTTCCAGAACCCATGCCCGGCCAGACGCTGGCTGACGTACACTATGCACTGCGTGACTCCGTCACCGAAGTCGCCCGCCGTCACCCGAACGCGGCACCCGTGCTCTACGGCAATTGTCAGGCCGGTTGGGCCGCCGCCTTGCTGGCCGCCGATTGCGACGGTCTGACCGGGCCCATCGTGCTGAACGGCTCTCCGCTCAGTTATTGGTCGGGCGACGCGGCCACCAGCCCGATGCGGATGCTCGGCGCGCTCTCGGGCGGATCCTGGGCGGCGCACATGATCGCCGATCTGGGCGACGGGCGGTTCGACGGCGCGTGGCTGGCGCAGAACTTCGAGACCCTGCAACCCGAAAAGGCGATCTGGGAGAAATACGCCAACCTCTTTTCCCATGCCGATACCGAACGTGAACGGTTCCTCGACTTCGAACGCTGGTGGAATGGCTACTATACGCTGAGCCGCGAGGAAATTCTCGGCATCACACAGAACCTTTTTATCGGCAACCGGCTGGAGCAGGGCGAGATGCAACTGGATGCACATTGCACCATCGACCTGAAACGGCTCCGCAACCCGATCATGGTCTTTGCCTCGGAGGGCGACAACATCACGCCACCGCAGCAGGCATTGGGCTGGATTGCCAAGCTATATCCTGACACCGATGCGCTCAAGGCTGCCGGACAACGCATCGTCTACATGACGCACGAGACTGTCGGGCATCTGGGCATCTTTGTCTCCGGGTCCGTCGCGCGGCTTCAGCATCGGGCGATCCTGGAAAGCCTGGAGGCGGTCGAAGCACTGGCGCCCGGGCTTTACGAAATGCTCATCGACAAGTCTTCCGGCAGTGCAAAGCGCAAGACCGGCGACTACGACGTGCGTTTCGAGCCGCGCGACGTCGATGATCTTGGCGTTGCGTCCGACGATGTGGCGCTGGCCCAGGTCGCGCAGATATCACGGATCAACGAGGCGGCCTATTCGACTTTCGTCAGCCCCTGGGTCAAGGCAGCGACCTCCCCGGCCAGTGCCGAGATGCTGCGCGCCCTGCATCCGATGCGATGGACCAGAACGATGTTTTCCGAGCGTGTGAACCCTTGGATGGCGCTGGTGAAATCCACAGCCGACTCCGTGCGTGAGACGCGGGATCCTCTGCCGAAAGACCATCCCGCCATCCTAGCCGAACGCGCGTTGTTCGCGCGTACCGGCGAAAATCTCGGTGCCTTGCGCAAAGCGCGCGATGCATGGCTCACACATGTCTTTGGCGCGATGTACGGCAGTTTCCCCATCGCCACCACCACACAAGCGGGCCAACCGACCGCCATACCAAACAAGGAGTGA
- the fabI gene encoding enoyl-ACP reductase FabI, with product MPDFPEYCDPVELLDLSGRKGLVIGIANERSLAWPAALHFRQAGAELAITFVNERTKTHVTPLAARPEAPIVLPCDVEAPQELDAVFDAIAERWGKLDFLLHAVGSVPPADLHGRLTDCSAEGFSEAMAVSVHSLIHMAHLAEPLMSGGGSLITLSYLGGERVVENYNVMGPAKAALEATVRYLAHELGPSNIRVNAISAGPVLTRAASGLTGFSGLLEATKRAAPLRRNIEADEVGRTALLFASDYTSGITGEVSHVDAGVHIESPVFSTQMSVKSEDSR from the coding sequence ATGCCTGACTTCCCCGAATACTGCGATCCCGTGGAACTTTTGGACCTGTCCGGTCGCAAGGGCTTGGTCATCGGCATCGCGAATGAACGCAGTCTGGCGTGGCCCGCCGCTCTGCACTTCCGGCAAGCGGGTGCCGAGTTGGCCATCACTTTTGTCAATGAGCGCACCAAGACCCACGTGACACCGTTGGCCGCGCGGCCTGAAGCGCCCATCGTCCTGCCTTGCGATGTGGAGGCGCCACAGGAACTCGATGCCGTTTTTGATGCTATCGCAGAACGCTGGGGAAAGCTCGATTTCCTTCTTCACGCCGTGGGCAGCGTGCCGCCCGCCGACCTTCACGGTCGGCTGACCGACTGCTCTGCCGAGGGGTTCTCGGAAGCGATGGCCGTTTCGGTGCATTCGCTGATCCATATGGCGCATCTTGCCGAACCGCTGATGTCCGGCGGCGGCAGCCTGATCACGTTGAGTTATCTCGGCGGTGAACGTGTGGTGGAAAACTACAATGTGATGGGGCCGGCCAAGGCGGCGCTCGAAGCGACTGTGCGCTATCTCGCGCATGAACTCGGGCCGTCAAACATCCGTGTCAACGCTATTTCGGCGGGTCCGGTGCTGACCCGCGCGGCATCGGGGCTGACCGGCTTTTCGGGTCTTCTGGAGGCGACCAAGCGCGCAGCACCCTTGCGGCGCAACATAGAGGCCGACGAGGTGGGCCGAACGGCCCTGCTCTTCGCCAGCGATTACACCAGCGGCATCACCGGAGAAGTGTCGCATGTAGACGCGGGTGTTCACATCGAAAGCCCGGTCTTTTCAACCCAGATGAGCGTTAAGTCGGAGGATTCACGATGA
- a CDS encoding copper-transporting P-type ATPase, translated as MNQRPNPDPTQESVIYTCPMHPEVRKTEPGDCPKCGMHLVSEGEVAASQHDHAGHGAADGHGNHAHGHSAAKTGEEGGRYDTVPAGHQGAVYTCPMHAEVRQTEPGSCPICGMGLELESATMVEDGPNPELVDFTRRFWVGAVLTLPLLVLTMGPYLGFGGVRDIFGERTTLWIELVLGTPVVLWSGWPFMVRGWNSFRTMNLNMFSLISMGVMAAWLFSIVAVLAPDIFPDGFRDPEGHVGVYFEAAAVIVTLVLLGQVMELRAREGTGKAIRALLDMAAKTARVIREDGSEEEIPLEEVEVGDHLRVRPGDKVPVDGTVVDGRSSVDESMISGEPVPVEKTEGDVLTGATINGTGSLVMEATRVGADTMLAQIVEMVANAQRSRAPIQKYADKVAGFFVPVVIVIAILSFIAWAIWGPAPALSYALISAVAVLIIACPCALGLATPMSIMTATGRGAQAGVLIKNAEALERFEKVDTLIVDKTGTLTEGKPRLIAVLPEPGHDEADVLRLAASLERGSEHPLAEAIVRGAEDRGVDMANASDFEAVTGKGVKGVVDGHAVALGNLALISDMGLEGGALTEKANERRDDGETVMFVVLEGTIAGLVSVADPVKETTPAALKALHDLGFRIIMATGDNERTAKAIGARLGIDEIRADVLPEDKARIIRELQEAGRKVAMAGDGVNDAPALAQADVGIAMGTGADVAIESAGFTLIKGNLDGIVRARRLSRATMRNIRQNLFFALIYNASGVPVAAGVLYPFLGILISPMFAAFAMSASSISVVLNALRLRGAKI; from the coding sequence ATGAACCAAAGACCCAATCCTGACCCGACGCAAGAGAGTGTGATCTATACTTGTCCGATGCATCCCGAAGTGCGCAAGACCGAACCTGGAGATTGCCCGAAATGCGGCATGCATCTTGTGTCTGAAGGCGAGGTTGCGGCATCACAACATGATCACGCCGGACACGGCGCCGCAGACGGGCACGGCAACCACGCCCATGGGCATTCCGCCGCCAAGACTGGTGAAGAGGGAGGCAGATATGATACCGTGCCTGCCGGTCACCAGGGCGCAGTCTACACCTGTCCAATGCATGCCGAAGTCCGTCAAACGGAACCGGGATCCTGTCCAATCTGCGGCATGGGGCTGGAGCTCGAAAGCGCCACGATGGTCGAGGACGGACCGAACCCCGAGCTGGTGGATTTCACGCGTCGGTTTTGGGTCGGCGCAGTGCTGACTCTGCCGCTGCTGGTTCTGACGATGGGCCCTTATCTAGGTTTTGGGGGCGTCCGCGACATATTTGGCGAACGCACGACCTTATGGATCGAGCTTGTACTGGGCACACCCGTCGTCCTTTGGAGCGGCTGGCCGTTCATGGTGCGCGGCTGGAATTCATTCCGGACGATGAACCTCAATATGTTTTCGCTCATAAGCATGGGTGTGATGGCGGCCTGGCTGTTCAGTATCGTGGCCGTTCTTGCACCTGACATCTTTCCCGATGGCTTCCGCGATCCCGAAGGCCATGTTGGCGTCTATTTTGAAGCTGCGGCGGTGATCGTTACCCTTGTCCTGCTAGGGCAGGTGATGGAATTGCGCGCCCGTGAAGGCACCGGCAAAGCGATCCGCGCGCTGCTGGACATGGCAGCCAAGACTGCGCGCGTGATCCGCGAAGACGGGAGCGAAGAGGAAATTCCGCTGGAAGAGGTGGAAGTCGGTGACCATCTACGTGTTCGTCCCGGTGATAAGGTACCGGTCGATGGCACCGTGGTCGATGGACGCTCTTCGGTGGATGAAAGCATGATTTCCGGGGAACCGGTTCCGGTCGAGAAAACCGAAGGTGACGTGCTGACGGGGGCCACGATCAACGGCACCGGCAGCCTGGTGATGGAGGCGACGAGAGTAGGAGCCGACACGATGCTGGCGCAGATTGTCGAAATGGTGGCGAATGCCCAGCGGTCGCGCGCCCCGATCCAGAAATACGCCGACAAAGTCGCGGGGTTCTTCGTTCCTGTAGTGATTGTGATCGCCATCTTGTCGTTCATCGCTTGGGCGATCTGGGGACCAGCGCCCGCACTTTCTTATGCCCTCATCTCTGCAGTGGCGGTCCTCATCATTGCCTGTCCCTGTGCACTGGGTCTGGCGACGCCAATGTCAATCATGACGGCCACAGGGCGCGGTGCCCAGGCGGGAGTTCTGATCAAGAATGCCGAGGCGCTGGAGCGGTTCGAGAAGGTAGACACTCTGATCGTAGACAAGACCGGCACTCTGACAGAAGGCAAGCCCCGGCTGATCGCGGTCCTGCCTGAACCGGGGCATGACGAGGCCGACGTGCTGCGACTGGCCGCTTCGCTGGAACGCGGATCGGAACATCCGCTGGCCGAAGCCATCGTGCGTGGTGCTGAAGACCGCGGCGTAGATATGGCGAACGCCAGCGATTTCGAGGCGGTGACCGGCAAGGGCGTCAAGGGTGTGGTCGACGGCCACGCGGTGGCTCTGGGAAATCTCGCATTGATTTCGGATATGGGTCTAGAGGGCGGTGCGCTGACCGAAAAGGCTAACGAGCGGCGTGACGACGGCGAAACGGTGATGTTTGTCGTACTGGAAGGCACGATTGCCGGGCTGGTCAGCGTGGCCGACCCGGTGAAGGAAACGACGCCAGCTGCGCTAAAGGCGCTGCATGATCTGGGCTTTCGGATCATCATGGCGACTGGCGACAATGAACGCACCGCTAAGGCCATTGGCGCGCGGCTCGGGATCGACGAGATCCGCGCTGATGTTTTGCCCGAGGACAAGGCACGGATCATCCGCGAGTTGCAGGAAGCCGGCCGCAAGGTCGCCATGGCGGGCGACGGCGTCAACGATGCGCCGGCTCTTGCACAGGCCGATGTTGGCATCGCCATGGGCACCGGTGCGGATGTCGCTATCGAAAGCGCGGGCTTCACGCTGATCAAAGGCAACCTTGACGGGATCGTGCGCGCTCGGCGTCTATCGCGCGCTACGATGCGCAACATCCGACAGAACCTGTTCTTTGCGCTGATCTACAATGCCTCGGGCGTGCCAGTAGCCGCGGGTGTGCTGTACCCGTTCCTGGGCATCCTGATCAGCCCGATGTTCGCCGCCTTTGCGATGAGCGCTTCGTCCATCTCAGTTGTCTTAAACGCGTTGCGACTGCGCGGTGCGAAAATCTGA
- a CDS encoding DUF5676 family membrane protein, with amino-acid sequence MAAILFLALRMTCGACVMGANTGAGRPDLPLMPLGWALSLFLAVTFVVCVVFDLIFPDYTMYETWAGLLPGFVWLTPVSFIIGLSESFLYGWYAALIFGGLFNAMANRGAKVMTPTPQSISGTRVE; translated from the coding sequence ATGGCGGCGATCCTTTTTCTGGCCTTGCGCATGACCTGCGGGGCCTGTGTCATGGGCGCAAATACTGGGGCAGGGCGTCCAGATTTGCCGCTTATGCCGCTGGGCTGGGCACTAAGCCTGTTTTTGGCAGTGACATTCGTTGTCTGCGTCGTGTTCGACCTGATTTTCCCCGACTACACGATGTATGAAACCTGGGCTGGACTGCTGCCCGGGTTCGTGTGGCTGACCCCGGTCAGCTTCATTATCGGTCTGTCCGAAAGCTTTCTCTATGGCTGGTATGCCGCGCTGATCTTCGGCGGGCTTTTCAACGCCATGGCTAACAGGGGGGCTAAAGTTATGACACCAACTCCCCAATCGATCAGTGGCACGCGTGTCGAATGA